The genomic window CAGCCGAGACTCCCCATCCAGCTGACAACGACGTTGCAGCAGCCCCGTCAGCGTGTGATCAAGGAACCCCCCACCTGGGATCACCGGCAACCCTGAAGGCTTATTGACGACCAGCAGATCGCCATCATCAAAAATCACCTCCCAGCTCGCCGGAACTGCAGCTTCCAGCCATGGAGGGCGCTGCCAACACACCTGATCACCTGAGGCGAGCAGCTGATCCAATCGCACCAGCTCGCCATTCAGCCGAATCTGCCCCGCCTGCAAACGCTGTTGCCATACATCTCGGCTCGAGTGGGTGTAATGCACCGCAAGCAGCTCCACCAACCCTCGACCAGCATCCACAGCAGCAATGCGTTGGCTGTAGGTCCAGCCATGGTTGAAGCTGGCTGAGAGCCAATCCGCATCAGACACGCCATTGCAGCCTGCCAATGGTCATGTCACTAACTGGTTTTCCAAGGCATAACGAACCAACTCAGTGCGACTTGACGTACCCGTTTTGATGAACAGACGACTCACGTACTTCTCAACATTGCGAATTGATGTCTCCAACTTCCGAGCGATCTCCTTATTCATCAACCCCTCAGCCACCAATTGCAGAACACTCGCCTCCCGCGGCGTGAAGTTGTGAAGCGCTACATCCTTGGATGAACTGCCATCACCATGGGCAAGCATGGTGCGAATCTCTGTGATCTGCCGGGCCATCTGACCCACATCAGTATCCGCGAAACGAGCTGCTTCCCGAAGAAGGCGATCTTGCCGACGAACCACGTTGCGGACACGAGCCACCAACTCCTCAGGGTCAAAGGGTTTAGGGATGTAGTCATCCACCCCAGCCAGATAACCCTCGGTGCGATCGGCCGTCATCCCCTTAGCAGTAAGAAAAATCACAGGAGTGCCACCCAAGCGCTCGTCCTCCCGCATCCGCTTAAGCAGTCCATAGCCATCACAACGCGGCATCATCACATCGCTGATGACCAAATCAGGCAGCATCTCTTGAGCCTTCTGCCAGCCATCGTCTCCATCGACAGCAGTGGTGACCTCAAATCCTTCATCCTCCAGATAAGCCTGCACCGCAGTGCGCAGCCCGGGTTCATCATCAACCAGTAGTAAACGCGGAGACGGGGCAGCCTCCACATTCTGGGGAAGGGTCTCACTCATGGGCCAACAGGATTGCAAGCTGCAAAAATCTAGAAGCGATCGCCCCAACAGTCCTGAAGCGATAGGGACCTCAACGGACTGGTCCGACCAAAACTTCTTGGAATTCAACTAACACGGTTGAATAACCGAGTGATAGAGCCTTATCTTTCAGATTGGTTGGATCTGTGCCGCCCAGCTCTGGGACACAAGCCGCCCACCACACAAGATGGTCCTCCCGATTCGCTGGGTTCACAATCCCCCCTGGATTAAGACGACGCACATACACCGCTCTGCTATCTCGGGTGATCCGGAGTGGTTCTTCGGTGCTGCAGCTCACTGACTCCGTGTGAACGTTGAGGTCATATGACCACTCCTGCCAAAGTTTGAAGCGGCGCAGATCCTGATCAAACTTGTCCGTCTTGAGCGCATACATCCCCAAGAGATAATCGCCACCAACATCAGGGCGCTTAATTAACACCACCAAATTGGCAGGCCGACTCTTCTTCATCTGCTCAATAACCTCCTGAGGCTCAATAGCCTCTGAAGGGCGGAGGCATAACAAAAACAAGGCCGTGAGGCTCAGACCAACGATCCTGAAAGAACGACGCATGCGCGACAGAGCAACGGAACTTTCCACCATGCTGCCAAGCCTTTCCAGTGGATCCCTAAAACAATCCCCCCTTTGCTTGGATTATCAGGCAACCACACCCTGTGCTGCCGAGGTTGTCAAGGCCATGGCCGCCTACTGGAGCGAGGACTGGGGAAATGCCTCAAGCCGCCAACATCGCTCTGGATTGAAGGCCGCAGCCGCAGTGAGCCTCGCTCGAGAGCAACTGGCCTGCCATCTGCGCGTCACACCGCAACGCGTGATCTTTACGAGCGGTGCCACAGAAGCTAATAACCTGGCGCTAGTGGGCCATGCCAGGGCAAGAGCAGAACAACGCGGAGCACCAGGCCACCTGATCACGCTGGTTACTGAACACCATGCCGTACTCGATCCGCTGCGCCAATTGCAAAAGGAAGGTTTCCGACTAACCGAACTACAACCACGGGCTGATGGTCTACTGCGACCGGAGCAACTGGCTGAGGCATTTGAAAACGACACGCTGCTCGTGAGCGTGATGGTCGCCAACAATGAAACGGGTGTCATCCAACCCCTAGCAGAGCTGTCAGAGCTTTGCCGTAAGCGTGATGTGGTTCTGCATAGCGATGCCGCACAAGCCTTTGGTCACGTCCATCTCGATGCAGATGCTCTCGGGCTCGATCTGGTCAGCATCAGCGGCCACAAGCTTTACGGCCCTAAAGGGATCGGCGCACTCGTCGTACGTCCTGAAGTACCAATCAAACCCTTGCAGTGGGGTGGGGGCCAAGAGCAGGGCCTAAGGCCTGGGACACTACCCGTGCCATTAATTGTGGGCCTCGCTAAAGCCGTAGAACTAGCCATGGAGGACATCACGAGCCGCCAAGACAAGCTCTGCACGCTGCGTAATCAACTCTGGGATGGTTTACGAGAACGCCTCCCCGATCTCATCCTCAATGGATCGCTAGAGCACAGGCTGCCTCACAATCTCAACATCACAATTCCAGGCGTGCGCGGCAGCAACCTGCATCAACAATTGCGACCGCTCATTGCTTGCAGCAGCGGCTCTGCCTGCAGCCAAGGAGCCCCATCCCATGTGCTGATGGCCTTAGGACGCACATCAGCTGAGGCGGAAGCCTCGATTCGACTGAGCTTGGGTCGCAACACCTCAAGCGAAGAGATCACCCAGGCTGTGGAGTCGATTAGCAATGTCGTGACCGACCTGAGAGCTAGATAGCAACAACTGCCTCACAATCGATGTCGCAGTTTCAAAAAATCCTGAGCAAAACTTTTACTGCAGCTAGTTTTTAACAACATCTGTGTATTAGACGGTGGCAACTACTCCTACCGGCTCCAGCCTTCAGGTGCTCAAAGCCGTCGAGGACGGCTGGAACGCCTTCTGTAAAGCTCCCTGGAGTTTTTTGCTTTTCCAAATCCTGGTGGGGGTGGTCACGCTCCCCTTCATCGGAATTGCTGCTCTTGGCGGTACTCGCATCGCCGCTGTCAAAGAAGTTGCATGGTTACATCCAGTCCTGGGTTATCTACTGCTGGTCGTTGGCCTGATCGGTTACATCATTGTGGTGCTATGGGGAATTGTGGGACTAATCCGAGGCGCTTGGACAGCACTCGATGGTCAAAAGCCTGACTTCGCCGTCTTTACACGTTGGGATCAAAGCTCCAGCTGGCGGCTACTGGGCTCATTGATTCTTTATATCGTCGTGATCGCTGTTGCCTCAGTGATTGCCTACCTGATAGGCCTGGGGCTAGGCCAGATCAATCAAGCCCTAATCGTGATTCCAAGCATTGCCCTAGCAATCTTTGCAATCTGGTTCCTGGTCACCCAACAGTTCCTCGTTCAAAACAGCCTGCTTGGCAGCAAGAACTCAGCCAATGCATTGAGTTCTGGTATCGATGTGATCAACCCTTCCTGGTGGATCGTGCTCTGGCTGCTGATTGTGGAGGCTGTGATCCATGCCATCGCCGCCACCTTCCACTATGGAGGTCTCTTCGTGATGGTTCCTGCCATGGTTTGCATCTCAACTGCGGCCTACCGTCAGTTGTTCGGCAGCACAGACAACACTGGCCTGCTTAAGCCCAACTGAGCAGCAAAAAGCCAGCGATGCCGAGTAGCGCCAAAACGAATTGGGCTACTCGGCTCACCAATAAGCCAGCGACCACTGCAAGCCCGACCAGCGCACCACGGCGAGCAGCAAGCAACCATCCAAGTGCTAAAGGAGGTTGCCTAGCCGTCAACGTTTCCACCAAAGCAGCACCCAGCCAAGGTCCAAAGAGAGCCCCTAGCAATGGGCCTCCAAAAGGCAAAGCCGGCAATAGACCCACCAAGCCAAGCAGCAGCCCCAATCCAGCACCCAAAACTGCCCAGCGGCTTGCTCGTAAACGAGCAGAAGCAAGAGCTACCGCTAACAGATCAGCAATAAGGCCAAGTAAAAAAACAATGCAGGCCAAACCAAGGCTGAGCCAACCTGCACTCCAGCCCACATGCCAAACCCATAAACCAGCACCGAGTGGCAACCACAACAAACTCGGTAACACCGGCAACAATGCTCCAGGGAGAGCTAGCAGTTGCACTCCAAAAGCCCACCACCAGATTGGATCAGAGGGCATCGGCAGTGGTCGCTTGAGGCAAGCGGCGAGCGAATCGACACTTTGCACTACGGCTGCGTGGATTGGCAGCGATCTCCATCTCGCTGGCCACCAAAGGCTTACGGGTTAGCCGCTCCAGGCGCTGATCACGCAAGAAAGCAGTCTTGACGCGACGGTCTTCAAGAGAATGAAAGCTGATCACTGCGAGCAAACCACCTGGGACTAACCAGTCAGGGGCCTTTTGCAAGAAGCGATCTAAGGCATCCAATTCATTATTCACAGCAATGCGCAGGGCCTGAAAAGTACGGGTGGCTGGATGGATACGACCATGACGGGCCTTCGGCGGATAGCAACCAGCCACCGCATAAGCCAAAGCGGCGGTGCCGGCATAGGGTCCTTGCTCTGCCAGATCGTGCTTAATGCGCCGGGCGATGCGTCGGGACAAGCGCTCCTCGCCATAGGCATAGATGAGATCTGCCAGCTCTGTTTCTTCGAGACGCCCAATCAGCTCAGCCGCCGTTTCGCCCACCTGGGGGTTCATGCGCATGTCGAGCGGACCATCGAGGCGAAAGCTAAAACCTCTTTGCGCCACATCCAGTTGGGGACTGCTCACTCCCAAGTCAGCCATCACCACCACTGCCGGCTCGGCGGGGCTGAAATCGACAAAATTAGTCGCCACGATCGTGACGCGATCTCCAAATAGCGCCAGTCGCTCAGCCGCCGCCGCACGAGCCGTGGGGTCTTGGTCCAAACCGATCAGGCGGAGATCTGGATGACGTTCCAGCAACAGAGCACTATGGCCGCCGCCGCCCAGAGTGGCATCAATGATCAACCCGCCAACGAGCAGCTCTGCAGGCAAAGCAGCGACAGGCTGCGACACGGCATCTTCCATTACGGACAGATGCTTGAAACCTGAATCCGAATTAATGGACGAATCGGGCATGGGTTCCTTCCTAAGATCCCGCTAACGCTCTGCAACTCAAGGCCCCATGTCGCAGCTGGAAACGCGTACGGAGCCAATGGTCGTCAACTTCGGCCCCCATCATCCCTCGATGCATGGAGTGCTGAGGCTGGTGGTCACCCTCGACGGTGAAGACGTGGTGGACTGCGAACCGGTGATCGGTTATCTCCATCGGGGCATGGAAAAAATTGCCGAAAACCGCACGAGTGTGATGTTCGTGCCCTACGTGAGCCGCATGGACTATGCAGCCGGAATGTTCTACGAGGCAATCGTCGTGAACGCTCCGGAGCGCTTGGCCAACATCTCTGTGCCGAAGCGAGCCAGCTACATCCGCGTGCTGATGCTCGAGCTCAATCGCATTGCCAACCACCTGCTCTGGCTTGGCCCCTTCCTGGCTGATGTGGGTGCCCAAACACCCTTTTTCTATATCTTCCGAGAAAGAGAAATGATCTACGACCTGTGGGAAGCAGCCACAGGGCAACGATTGATCAACAACAACTATTTCCGCATCGGTGGCGTCGCCTGTGATTTGCCCTGGGGCTGGCTAGAGAAATGCCAAGACTTCTGCGACTGGTTTGGTCCCAAAATCGATGAGTACGAAAAACTAATCACCAACAACCCAATCTTCCGTCGCCGCATCGAAGGTTTGGGCGCCATTGGGCGAGATGAGGCAATCAACTGGAGCCTTTCGGGGCCAATGCTGCGGGCATCAGGAGTGCCATGGGATCTACGCAAAGTGGATCACTACGAGTGCTATGACGACTTCGATTGGGATGTCGCCTGGGAGAAAGAAGGCGATTGCTATGCGCGCTATCGCGTTCGGATCGAAGAAATGCGCCAATCACTGAAGATCCTGCGCCAGGCCTGCGACATGATCCCAGGCGGCCCAACAGAAAACCTCGAAGCTCAGCGGATGGCGGAGGGTAAGACAAGCCCCTTTATGGGATTTGACTATCAATACGTCGCCAAGAAAGTTGCACCCACCTTCAAGATCCCTAATGGCGAGCTTTACACCAGGCTTGAGTCAGGCAAGGGAGAAATCGGCGTTTTCCTACAGGGCAACAATGACGTCACACCATGGCGTTTCAAAATCCGCGCTGCTGATCTCAATAACCTGCAAATCCTGCCTCATATCCTCAAGGGAGCGAAAGTCGCAGACATCATGGCGATCCTTGGCTCCATCGACGTGATCATGGGGTCTGTGGATCGCTAAGGCACAAGGCACTGAACCGTTTTCTGCGACGGCTGCAACGGGCTGGTTATCTCCTGCCGGCAACACTCACTGGCTGCCTATGGATCAAGGGTCTGCATCCATCGCTACCAGGCTGGCCCTGCCCACTCAGAGCTCTCACCGGCATTCCCTGCCCAACCTGCTTCCTTACTAGGGCCACAACTGAAGCACTGCAGGGCAATCTCAGCAGCTCAATGCAATGGCATGCTTTTGGGCCAGTGGTGGCCGCAATCTTGATCAGCTGGTCGGTGCTGGCAATCCAGCAGCGCCGATTGATGCCCTTTGCTATCCACGCTTGGCATTTAATCGCGGCAGCCGTTGCGTTGATCAGCTACTGGCTGGTGAGACTTGGCTTGAACTTTGGCCTAGGAATGCAAGCATTCCCTATGTACTGAAGAATCCACAAAGAGCAAAAGGCAAGAAAAGTTTTGAGCTGCTGCGGAGCCTTTTACTGAGATCTAAATAGATACTGACTAGTTTAATCTTATCCAAATTAGCCAAGCTGCTATCACCAATCCATTAAGCCCTAATGCCAGGCCAATGGTGATATACGCGAAGACATTACCTGCTGCATTCTTCTCCCCGTTGAGATTGACTCTCATGATCAGATATGAGGGCTAACATGTAGTCAATCACATCAGCAGCTAGCAGAGTGACGCAATGACAGCACAAGCAATCAATTGAGCAACGAGATCAAGCCTTGCAAGCCCAATGTAAGAGTTTGCACTTGAGATGATTTAAAGAATCTTTCTGAGCTGGCCAGCACTATTGCTTTGCCGCAGTGCTGGCCAGCTCAAGGTTATGATTAAATAAGTTGGGTCCAATGAAGCGCCAAGAGCAAATAATCACTCGAGAAACTCTGCACACCTGCAAGCTCTATCTCCATATCGCTATTTTGATCTTTATCTGTATTGATCTGTAAACTACCTGCATCAAACCTCACCTCTACTGGAGATCCGCTGAACTCAGCCGAACCAATAAATTTAATCGCAGTCTGAATATTTGAGAGATCAATACGATCTCCCTCCTCGTCATTGAAGTCTGTAATCACATCACGTTTCCCGCCTGGTCGAGAATCATCATCACTATTAAACTGAAAGGTATCTGCACCCTCACCACCAACCAAAAAATCACTTCACGAACCGCCAATCAATATATCGTCAAACATCAGGCCCATCAGAGTCTGGCTACCATTCCCTGCCGTTAAAGTATCTTCCACATCATTAGATCCTTCAATAACTTCTGCGTCCCAACTATTGGGTACTTTCTGATCTATCCATGACATCGGCAAAAAGGGTGCTTCATAGATTGAAAGGGTGACAGATTCAGGATCATCAGGATTAATCTCCTTGGCTGCCGCATTAAGGAAGTCAACAAACTTGCTGTAGTCCGAAGCACTCAAGCCATCAAAAGTGCCACCAAAGCTATTCAGGTCTTTCATCGAATCGACTGTTTTACCCGGCTTACTAATATTTTGATCAAGCTCTTTAATCGCCTTCGCGATCAAGCTGTCAGAAGGGACACCTTGGATATCTTGGAAACGATTAGTCGTACCAACCCTGGCTTGATTGGTACTTGAAAGGTTCTCGATAGAGAATAACGGAACACCACCTTGAGGCGTATCAGTATCACCATTTCTTTTTGTTAAATCTAAAGGTTGATAATAAATCTCGTCTCAATGTGGAGGGCCCCAACCCTTCGTATCTGGATGGAGTCTTGAAGGTGCACCCCCAGAAGGGTAATCGTGGTCAGAAAACATCCCAGCAAGCAGCTCTGGGAACTCGCGAAAATAACGATACGGTGTATCCACATTATGAGGCGCTAAAACATGCACTGACTTATTATCAAGATCAGGAATTGCAAACTAATTCAAGCTTGTTCCTGCACCCTTGATTTGGCCATTCGGATAATCATTATCAATATTCCCTTGAATGATCTTTCCGGGGTTCTCACCGAGAGCTTCAGTCATAGTTTCTGTAGACAAGAATTGATGCAAGCGAGTATCTCTATCGACGCTAAACTCCATCGCAAAGTCAAACTCATTTGGCTCATATTCCAACTCACCAAACCAGTAATTTTCTGCAAAGGCTTCTATAGACCCACCGCTTGACTCAGCCCAAGCTTCGGTTCGATAATTAACAAAGCCATAGCTATAATGGCCTGCAAACCCTTGTTGACTTGCGTCTTGATCAGTGAATCTTACACTTTCTGGCATATATCGATTCCATAGCCACTTCGTGTAGCCAATTCCAACTGGCTGGCCATTCACTCCCCCATATGGCGTGGCATCTTGATAGGCACCACCACCCTCATGATCAAATTCCATATTAGTAATCTTCTTTGCACCGGCAGCATTGTTGATTGCTTGGATGAGTTCAAAACTTTGGCGCATATTATCCTTCGGATGACCAGCTGTTCCATCGCCAATACTTGCATTACCAGCTGTATTGCTTGGATCGCTTTTCCAGGGATCCGTAGGATTCACAGTGGTTACAACACCAGCTTCAACCTCACTAGGCAGCTTATCCAACCAATAAGTAACAATCCAAGGAGTGATCTCGCCTGTCCCTTTATCTTTTCTCATGCCCGAAGGCGGGTTTGGGTTTAAATAGTTATACGTTCCATTACCAGCTGCGTCATCCGTATAATCGTTGATATGAAAATAGGAGGTCTTGATCTTGCTATTGTTCACGAAATTTAGCAGGTTATTGCAATAGTCTTCAAAGGTCTTCTCGCCAACATTATACCAAGGGAAGCCAAAATTAGTCAGTGAAAGCTTCGGCAAAATTGCTGTTGCTTGAGTGGTATCAGTCGAGATCGACATTTGCAGAATTGTGTTCTTTGCAGGTTTTAGCCTTATGAGCCTTTCTTTGCAGTATTTGTTACATCTCATTCATCAATACTCTTCAGGACTACCTCTATGATTAAAAGTTTTGGAATGATCAAGTAAGACCTAAATTCGCATGAGTTCTTATTAGCAGATTCAAGACCAATTCATTACCAAAGAGGCTTCCCTTCGCGAAGGAACCAACAACACTCAAACTGTTGGATCCGCTACCAATAAAATCTTTCGCCATCAACCCATCACAATCCAAATCAAAACCATTGTGGTGGTCTTGCCTAGCAACCACAATCACAGTCATGAATCCAGAAAACTGGTTATTGCTGCGCCGCGTGGTGCGTTTTGGCGATACTGATGCCGCCGGCGTGATGCATTTCCATCAGCTATTCCGCTGGTGCCATGAGTCATGGGAAGAAAGCCTTGAAAGCTACGGACTAAACCCCGCAGACATCTTTCCTGGCAGCCGCAAGTCTGAAGTCACACCGGAAGTGGCCTTGCCGATCATCCATTGTCAAGCAGATTTCCGCAGGCCGATCCACACCGGAGACGCATTGGCTATGGAGCTACGCCCAGAGCGACTCAATCCAAACAGCTTCCAAGTTCACTTCGAATTCCGCTGCGAAGAGCAAATCGCTGCCCACGCTCTCATCCGCCATCTAGCGATCAACGCCCAGACACGTCATCGCTGTGCACTACCAGAAGGCATTGATCGCTGGCTGGAGGCTTCCGGTGTGGGGAAGATTGGCTCAATCTGACCCACGCCAACGCCCCCAACTGCAGCGGTAAAAAACTTGCCATCAATGCAAAAGGATGAAAGGCATCCTGTGGCATAGACGCGAAGATACTACAACTCATCAGGGCGGATCCTGCAAGCATCAGTCGTTGCAATATGCGCATTGAACTAACACTCATCAGAACCACTCCTTATCACCATCAAGATAAATCTCTTTAAATTCTTGCGGTGTTTGTGTTAAATAAATAATGCCCTCAATTAAACCTATAACTTGCATGACTGCATATGCAATCCCACAAGTAATAGAGCCTCCCGCAAGCGAAACCACCAACATAATCATCGCCGGATTATTCTTGCCTAAGACAAATTTATGAATCCCTAAAGCGCCAAGAAAGATCCCTAGCAAACCCGCGGCTAATTTCTTATTACTAAGCTCAGCATCAGAAAGACTGGCCATAATCAAAACTCTGTACTTTCCGCTTCTAGCAACCGCAACCATTGCTGCCAATAGCCCCGTTGCCATTTTCCATTCGCCATCGGAGCAAGCATTGGACAAAGCCGCCAATGCATCGGCCGATCGGCAGGCGGCCAATCGGCACAGAGATGGCGTAGTTGCTTGATCAAATCCTCTCCATTCGCCCCAGCAGCAGGACGCACAAGCGCCACCAAGCGTTGCCCCCATTCCCTGTCTTCAACAGCAAGCAGCAACACAGCCTCAACAGGCAAACCAACCGCCGCCACTTGTAAACGGGCCTCCAACTGTTCAGGGAACACCGTTTCACCACCAGAGTGAATCGCTCCATCCAAGCGGCCAGCAATGCTGAGCCAAACCCGGTTGCTCTCAGTGATCAAGCAACCAGCATCTCCAGAGGTCCACCAACCTTGCTGATCGCGAACATCCTCCAAGCCCTCACCCAACCAGCGCGCCAACGCCAACCGCGCCGTTCGAACTTGCAACGCGCCTGCTTGCGTCAACTGCAGCTCCACATCTTCAAGCGGTGATCCACAGCCCGTCGCACCCGCCAGGAAATCCTCAGGAGCAAGCGCTGTCACCATCGCCGCTGTCTCAGTTGCTCCATAGCAGGGTGCCAAGCGCAAGCCTTCGGCCCGTGCCGCTTTCATCAACCCTGGCGAAAGCACTGCTCCACCAACCCAAATCACAGCACAAGCCTTCAACACACGCACACCAGCGTTATGCGTCAACAACCGCTGCAGTTGTGTTGGCACCAAAGACATCAAGACCAGTTGCTCTCCCCATCCCGGCAACGAGCCACACAACTGCTCTAAAGCGTCTGGATCCCTCATCAAGCCAGGCTGTAGCCATGTATGCCCAATACGCCAACAACGACTACGCCACCAAGACATCAAGCCACTAACGTGATGCAACGGTAAAGGATTAAGCACCATGCATTGCTGCAGGTCGTAACCCTGCTGCTGAAGCCATTGACCTGTAGCCGAAGCTGATAAGTCGAGATGGCTACAAGGCTGCAAACAGTGCTGCTGTCCGCCGGAGGTGCCTCCACTTGCGACCACCACACCAGGACCATCAGGCAAAAGAGCCCTAGGGATCAAACCGCTAGTTCCAAGAGGCGGCAGCAGTTGCACCCAATCGCCTTGCTCCAAGGCCTGAGCGAGCTGCAAGGCCCTTTGCTCAGCCTGAGCGGGATTGCAACGCAGGGCAACCAACTCCCTCATGCCGCCGCCCAGACCACTTCGGGATCAGCGCTAAATAAAGGTCCATCAGGGCACCAACCCGGGGCCAGGCCAGGAGCCACTGGTGTAGGGCCCTGATGCTGCAAAGCAGCGAGATGGTGCAGCCAACGCCGACCAATGCCGGTTTCAAAGGCCGTGCTCAACATCCGGTAGCCAACACCCTCCTGCAGCCCCCTCAGCAGAGGTCTGGGATCACCGTCTAAAAGCGGACGCCGCACC from Prochlorococcus marinus str. MIT 9313 includes these protein-coding regions:
- a CDS encoding response regulator transcription factor — protein: MSETLPQNVEAAPSPRLLLVDDEPGLRTAVQAYLEDEGFEVTTAVDGDDGWQKAQEMLPDLVISDVMMPRCDGYGLLKRMREDERLGGTPVIFLTAKGMTADRTEGYLAGVDDYIPKPFDPEELVARVRNVVRRQDRLLREAARFADTDVGQMARQITEIRTMLAHGDGSSSKDVALHNFTPREASVLQLVAEGLMNKEIARKLETSIRNVEKYVSRLFIKTGTSSRTELVRYALENQLVT
- a CDS encoding cysteine desulfurase family protein is translated as MRDRATELSTMLPSLSSGSLKQSPLCLDYQATTPCAAEVVKAMAAYWSEDWGNASSRQHRSGLKAAAAVSLAREQLACHLRVTPQRVIFTSGATEANNLALVGHARARAEQRGAPGHLITLVTEHHAVLDPLRQLQKEGFRLTELQPRADGLLRPEQLAEAFENDTLLVSVMVANNETGVIQPLAELSELCRKRDVVLHSDAAQAFGHVHLDADALGLDLVSISGHKLYGPKGIGALVVRPEVPIKPLQWGGGQEQGLRPGTLPVPLIVGLAKAVELAMEDITSRQDKLCTLRNQLWDGLRERLPDLILNGSLEHRLPHNLNITIPGVRGSNLHQQLRPLIACSSGSACSQGAPSHVLMALGRTSAEAEASIRLSLGRNTSSEEITQAVESISNVVTDLRAR
- a CDS encoding DUF456 domain-containing protein, which encodes MPSDPIWWWAFGVQLLALPGALLPVLPSLLWLPLGAGLWVWHVGWSAGWLSLGLACIVFLLGLIADLLAVALASARLRASRWAVLGAGLGLLLGLVGLLPALPFGGPLLGALFGPWLGAALVETLTARQPPLALGWLLAARRGALVGLAVVAGLLVSRVAQFVLALLGIAGFLLLSWA
- the rsmH gene encoding 16S rRNA (cytosine(1402)-N(4))-methyltransferase RsmH; translated protein: MPDSSINSDSGFKHLSVMEDAVSQPVAALPAELLVGGLIIDATLGGGGHSALLLERHPDLRLIGLDQDPTARAAAAERLALFGDRVTIVATNFVDFSPAEPAVVVMADLGVSSPQLDVAQRGFSFRLDGPLDMRMNPQVGETAAELIGRLEETELADLIYAYGEERLSRRIARRIKHDLAEQGPYAGTAALAYAVAGCYPPKARHGRIHPATRTFQALRIAVNNELDALDRFLQKAPDWLVPGGLLAVISFHSLEDRRVKTAFLRDQRLERLTRKPLVASEMEIAANPRSRSAKCRFARRLPQATTADAL
- a CDS encoding NAD(P)H-quinone oxidoreductase subunit H is translated as MSQLETRTEPMVVNFGPHHPSMHGVLRLVVTLDGEDVVDCEPVIGYLHRGMEKIAENRTSVMFVPYVSRMDYAAGMFYEAIVVNAPERLANISVPKRASYIRVLMLELNRIANHLLWLGPFLADVGAQTPFFYIFREREMIYDLWEAATGQRLINNNYFRIGGVACDLPWGWLEKCQDFCDWFGPKIDEYEKLITNNPIFRRRIEGLGAIGRDEAINWSLSGPMLRASGVPWDLRKVDHYECYDDFDWDVAWEKEGDCYARYRVRIEEMRQSLKILRQACDMIPGGPTENLEAQRMAEGKTSPFMGFDYQYVAKKVAPTFKIPNGELYTRLESGKGEIGVFLQGNNDVTPWRFKIRAADLNNLQILPHILKGAKVADIMAILGSIDVIMGSVDR
- a CDS encoding M10 family metallopeptidase C-terminal domain-containing protein: MVGGEGADTFQFNSDDDSRPGGKRDVITDFNDEEGDRIDLSNIQTAIKFIGSAEFSGSPVEVRFDAGSLQINTDKDQNSDMEIELAGVQSFSSDYLLLALHWTQLI
- a CDS encoding acyl-CoA thioesterase, giving the protein MNPENWLLLRRVVRFGDTDAAGVMHFHQLFRWCHESWEESLESYGLNPADIFPGSRKSEVTPEVALPIIHCQADFRRPIHTGDALAMELRPERLNPNSFQVHFEFRCEEQIAAHALIRHLAINAQTRHRCALPEGIDRWLEASGVGKIGSI
- a CDS encoding TM2 domain-containing protein, with protein sequence MASLSDAELSNKKLAAGLLGIFLGALGIHKFVLGKNNPAMIMLVVSLAGGSITCGIAYAVMQVIGLIEGIIYLTQTPQEFKEIYLDGDKEWF
- a CDS encoding AMP-binding protein, coding for MRELVALRCNPAQAEQRALQLAQALEQGDWVQLLPPLGTSGLIPRALLPDGPGVVVASGGTSGGQQHCLQPCSHLDLSASATGQWLQQQGYDLQQCMVLNPLPLHHVSGLMSWWRSRCWRIGHTWLQPGLMRDPDALEQLCGSLPGWGEQLVLMSLVPTQLQRLLTHNAGVRVLKACAVIWVGGAVLSPGLMKAARAEGLRLAPCYGATETAAMVTALAPEDFLAGATGCGSPLEDVELQLTQAGALQVRTARLALARWLGEGLEDVRDQQGWWTSGDAGCLITESNRVWLSIAGRLDGAIHSGGETVFPEQLEARLQVAAVGLPVEAVLLLAVEDREWGQRLVALVRPAAGANGEDLIKQLRHLCADWPPADRPMHWRLCPMLAPMANGKWQRGYWQQWLRLLEAESTEF